One genomic window of Leishmania major strain Friedlin complete genome, chromosome 15 includes the following:
- a CDS encoding putative nucleoside transporter 1, which translates to MPACVPQCSSSRFYNTHFPFVDLRSTSTVPLPQTHEHLEAHTHTRARARSHRCWLLRCSTQFEGGNGAETARVAAFRPCAALPAETCLCKLAPPLSGCSVTVPPPTVMVPSALRSCHRPSPRCRGADSRARRFAVYQHLFRFLLHRSATSPIAAAASKVAHHSAEMDTASDHCEPQEQGESRKWYEMTASEFYVYVVAFMCGVSMMMSVNAVFSAPAYIMTYYRYAMQDPEAVPLYTNFWGNVMTYYNLIGIVTSLIMEPLTLLSWFRRVPMKVRLLGGLIILIVEIVVLMAVPAHGTSEAGAVATICCTGFIGGFGKSIFESTTYGMFGAFPSSFTSIMMGGVGMSGVLTSLLQIIVKAALPDSYEGVKKQSKIYYGLDVGIQGMTFVALILLRFNSFAQNHFGDLGAMKSKVDAGKLSAEALCHPDEHPTHDKEGCNPSSGKEVPALGEVQTAVAKSEGPDVADESSWPREVEGPTSNEILVATAIFSTLRRVKWMFVACAFNFLITLFLFPGIAVGMFPDSKWFSTIAVFIFNVFDVLGRFSPSLKFMWPRSYKQRWIIVAASFARVIFVPLLLLHSYHYIPGEAYGYVMEVIFGFSNGYVGSMALVLGPQSKGIDNDGKRFVAGTLMGISILVGGTIGTVLSIMTQTIRERH; encoded by the coding sequence atgcctgcgtgtgtgccacAGTGCTCATCATCACGGTTCTACAATACTCATTTCCCTTTCGTTGATTTGCGCTCTACGTCAACGGTCCCACTCCCTCAGACGCATGAACATCtagaggcacacacacacacacgcgcgcgcgcgcgctcacaTCGGTGCTGGTTGCTCAGGTGCTCCACCCAATTTGAAGGGGGGAACGGAGCGGAGACTGCACGCGTGGCAGCGTTTCGACCGTGTGCTGCACTGCCGGCAGAGACCTGCCTCTGTAAGCTAGCACCGCCCCTCTCGGGCTGTTCTGTAACTGTGCCTCCGCCAACTGTCATGGTCCCTTCCGCACTTCGCTCTTGTCATCGCCCTTCTCCCCGTTGCCGTGGTGCTGactcgcgtgcgcgcagatTCGCCGTCTATCAGCacctttttcgttttctcttgCACAGGTCCGCAACGAGTCCCATCGCAGCGGCCGCATCCAAAGTCGCGCACCATTCCGCCGAGATGGACACCGCATCCGATCATTGCGAGCCCCAGGAGCAGGGCGAGAGTCGCAAGTGGTATGAAATGACTGCAAGCGAGTTCTACGTGTACGTCGTCGCGTTCATGTGCGGCGTGTCCATGATGATGTCCGTCAATGCCGTCTTCTCCGCGCCTGCATACATTATGACGTACTACCGCTACGCCATGCAGGACCCGGAAGCAGTTCCGCTGTACACAAACTTCTGGGGCAACGTCATGACCTACTACAACCTCATCGGTATCGTGACGAGCCTGATCATGgagccgctgacgctgctcaGCTGGTTCCGCCGCGTCCCGATGAAGGTGCGTCTGCTTGGCGGCCTGATCATCCTGATTGTCGAGATCGTCGTGCTTATGGCGGTGCCTGCGCATGGCACGAGCGAGGCCGGTGCCGTGGCCACGATCTGCTGCACCGGCTTCATTGGCGGCTTCGGCAAGAGCATCTTCGAGTCCACGACGTACGGCATGTTCGGTGCCTTTCCCTCGAGCTTCACGTCCATCATGATGGGTGGCGTCGGCATGTCTGGTGTGctgacgtcgctgctgcagatcaTCGTGAAGGCTGCGCTGCCCGACTCCTACGAGGGCGTAAAGAAGCAGTCGAAGATCTACTACGGCCTGGACGTGGGTATCCAGGGCATGACCTTCGTTGCGCTGATCCTGCTCCGCTTCAACAGCTTCGCCCAGAACCACTTCGGTGACCTCGGTGCTATGAAAAGCAAGGTGGACGCCGGCAAGCTATCGGCGGAGGCGCTCTGCCACCCCGACGAGCACCCGACTCATGACAAGGAGGGTTGCAACCCTTCTTCGGGGAAGGAGGTGCCGGCCTTGGGTGAGGTGCAGACGGCCGTCGCCAAGTCGGAGGGCCCGGATGTGGCGGACGAGAGCTCGTGGCCgcgcgaggtggagggcCCGACGAGTAACGAGATCctcgtggccaccgccatctTCAGCACACTGCGCCGTGTCAAGTGGATGTTCGTCGCCTGTGCCTTTAATTTTCTCATTACGCTGTTCCTCTTCCCCGGCATCGCTGTCGGCATGTTCCCGGACTCGAAGTGGTTTTCGACGATCGCCGTGTTCATCTTCAATGTGTTCGATGTGCTGGGCCGCTTCTCGCCGTCGCTGAAGTTCATGTGGCCGCGGTCGTACAAGCAGCGCTGGATCATCGTGGCGGCGTCCTTCGCGCGCGTCATCtttgtgccgctgctgctgctgcactcgtACCACTACATCCCGGGCGAGGCGTACGGCTACGTGATGGAGGTCATCTTCGGCTTCTCGAACGGCTACGTGGGCTCGATGGCGCTGGTGCTTGGCCCGCAGTCGAAGGGCATTGACAACGACGGCAAGCGCTTCGTTGCAGGTACTCTGATGGGCATTTCCATCCTCGTCGGCGGCACGATCGGCACCGTTCTCAGCATCATGACGCAGACTATCCGCGAGCGCCACTGA
- a CDS encoding putative nucleoside transporter 1 translates to MDTASDHCEPQEQGESRKWYEMTASEFCVYVVAFMCGVSMMMPVNAVFSAPAYIMTYYRYAMQDPEAVPLYTNFWGNVMTYYNLIGIVTSLIMEPLTLLSWFRRVPMKVRLLGGLIILIVEIVVLMAVPAHGTSEAGAVATICCTGFIGGFGKSIFESTTYGMFGAFPSSFTSIMMGGVGMSGVLTSLLQIIVKAALPDSYEGVKKQSKIYYGLDVGIQGMTFVALILLRFNSFAQNHFGDLGAMKSKVDAGKLSAEALCHPDEHPTHDKEGCNPSSGKEVPALGEVQTAVAKSEGPDVADESSWPREVEGPTSNEILVATAIFSTLRRVKWMFVACAFDFLITLFLFPGIAVGMFPDSKWFSTIAVFIFNVFDVLGRFSPSLKFMWPRSYKQRWIIVAASFARVIFVPLLLLHSYHYIPGEAYGYVMEVIFGFSNGYVGSMALVLGPQSKGIDNDGKRFVAGTLMGISILVGGTIGTVLSIMTQTIRATY, encoded by the coding sequence ATGGACACCGCATCCGATCATTGCGAGCCCCAGGAGCAGGGCGAGAGTCGCAAGTGGTATGAAATGACTGCAAGCGAGTTCTGCGTGTACGTCGTCGCGTTCATGTGCGGCGTGTCCATGATGATGCCCGTCAATGCCGTCTTCTCCGCGCCTGCATACATTATGACGTACTACCGCTACGCCATGCAGGACCCGGAAGCGGTTCCGCTGTACACAAACTTCTGGGGCAACGTCATGACCTACTACAACCTCATCGGTATCGTGACGAGCCTGATCATGgagccgctgacgctgctcaGCTGGTTCCGCCGCGTCCCGATGAAGGTGCGTCTGCTTGGCGGCCTGATCATCCTGATTGTCGAGATCGTCGTGCTTATGGCGGTGCCTGCGCATGGCACGAGCGAGGCCGGTGCCGTGGCCACGATCTGCTGCACCGGCTTCATTGGCGGCTTCGGCAAGAGCATCTTCGAGTCCACGACGTACGGCATGTTCGGTGCCTTTCCCTCGAGCTTCACGTCCATCATGATGGGTGGCGTCGGCATGTCTGGTGTGctgacgtcgctgctgcagatcaTCGTGAAGGCTGCGCTGCCCGACTCCTACGAGGGCGTAAAGAAGCAGTCGAAGATCTACTACGGCCTGGACGTGGGTATCCAGGGCATGACCTTCGTTGCGCTGATCCTGCTCCGCTTCAACAGCTTCGCCCAGAACCACTTCGGTGACCTCGGTGCTATGAAAAGCAAGGTGGACGCCGGCAAGCTATCGGCGGAGGCGCTCTGCCACCCCGACGAGCACCCGACTCATGACAAGGAGGGTTGCAACCCTTCTTCGGGGAAGGAGGTGCCGGCCTTGGGTGAGGTGCAGACGGCCGTCGCCAAGTCGGAGGGCCCGGATGTGGCGGACGAGAGCTCGTGGCCgcgcgaggtggagggcCCGACGAGTAACGAGATCctcgtggccaccgccatctTCAGCACACTGCGCCGTGTCAAGTGGATGTTCGTCGCCTGTGCCTTTGATTTTCTCATTACGCTGTTCCTCTTCCCCGGCATCGCTGTCGGCATGTTCCCGGACTCGAAGTGGTTTTCGACGATCGCCGTGTTCATCTTCAATGTGTTCGATGTGCTGGGCCGCTTCTCGCCGTCGCTGAAGTTCATGTGGCCGCGGTCGTACAAGCAGCGCTGGATCATCGTGGCGGCGTCCTTCGCGCGCGTCATCtttgtgccgctgctgctgctgcactcgtACCACTACATCCCGGGCGAGGCGTACGGCTACGTGATGGAGGTCATCTTCGGCTTCTCGAACGGCTACGTGGGCTCGATGGCGCTGGTGCTTGGCCCGCAGTCGAAGGGCATTGACAACGACGGCAAGCGCTTCGTTGCAGGTACTCTGATGGGCATTTCCATCCTCGTCGGCGGCACGATCGGCACCGTTCTCAGCATCATGACGCAGACTATCCGCGCGACATACTAG